The Salmo trutta chromosome 6, fSalTru1.1, whole genome shotgun sequence genomic sequence CCTATAGACGGACTTTCATAAATGTTACTATTTGAAAGCTGCAACTTTAGGACATTAAACTCTATTAGAATAGCCTATATGGGAAATACTCATACATTTAACTTTTCTTAATGCTTTTGATATGCTATTTTAATTGGGAGGATTTGGACTTTGGCCGTTTGGTTCGCAACGACAAGGAAGGATGCATGCATGATTTTTTTTTAGAATAAGCTTTTCGCAACTATAAGGTTTCTTCAAACTACTCGTTCGATGTTTCAATCTTGCTATTGTTTGTTCTACCTCATTATCTTAGGCCCATCAGGATATTCAAATTACTCAACTTTGAGAACTCCTTTCAATAATGCCTAGAATTCAGTCAGATCAATTCATTGTTTGATCATGAATAACGCGGCGGGAGAAAGTCTGAAAATAATTAGACACCAGCTGTAAAAAATGAAGTAGGCTTCAactatattagaggtcgaccgattaaaatCGGCACAGCCGATTACACGTTTtgataacaatcggtaatcagcatttttggacgccgattatggtcgataacattgcattccacgaggaaaccgcgtggcaggctgaccacctgttacatgagtgcagcaaggagccaaggtaagttgctagctagcattaaacttaacttatagaaaacaatcttcacataatcactagttaacctagtaatatcatcaaccatgtgtagttaactagcttgtcctgcggtGCATATaatcaactgtatatataaataattctGAATGGACATTTTGTGCTGCTTTGTTGAAAATCTTAGCTCCGTCTACATTGCTTTTTCATTCTGTAAATTGTTTAACATTTATTGAAACTGCTATAGCCTGCATAACCTAAGGAATAGGCAACTTGGCGTGGCCGTGCTGCCCAGTCAGCTTTTTACTGCTTGGTGTCAGTCaggttgaaataaataaataaatataaatatatctcGTCTGTCACAATCAACGATGGCTGTTAATCACCTTCACTATCCGATACTGTAAAATAGCCCAACCCTACTGTCCTCAAGGCTCATGTCAGATTAATGTCAAGCCAATATACAATATTCTACAACTACAAATTGTCAATATAAACATCCACTAAACTCATAACAATACTATTTATTACTAAACAGAACTATGACCACTTAACAGTGCCAGATTTGCTTTCTTAAGCAGTGAGACTCCAGGGAGTAATTAGCTTCCACACCCAAAAGcacagaacaaaaataaacacaagtgttggtcccatgattcaTGGGCTGAAAAAATAAatcccataaatgttccatacgcacaaaaagcttatttctcaaatcgttaacaaatttgtttacatccatgttagttagcatttctcctttgccaagataattcatccacctgacaggtgtggcatatcaagaagctgattaaaaacgcatggtcattacacaagggcaccttgtgctggggaaaatacattttttgcagttGTCACAACGCCGCAGATgtttcaagttgagggagagttcatttggcatgctgactgcaagaatgtccaccagagctgttgccagagaattgaatgttcatttctctacaataagctgcctccaatgtcagaCCACACGTAACcttttgtggggggaaaaaactgATTCTGattggcctatgccctccaaggcacccatggctgtgcccctgcccagtcatgtgaaatccatagattagggcctaatgagtgCATTTCatctgactgatttccttatatgaacaatAACCCAGTAAAATCTTTGCATGTTGCGTCAacatttgtgttcagtatattttacaggaGCTTTGCTTCTTAGTATTATAGTACTTAGAATTACAAGGGAAGAGGGCCAGCCCTCTTTTCACAGGGGATAAACTTTTGCAACCGTGGGTTGAGCTCACATCACAACAAGACATGGCACAGCACATGTTGTTAGCAAACACAGAGCAGTGTACATAGAAGACTTTATATTGCCCTGCACGGGTTCTGCATCATCAATTCATCAAATACTCTATCAAATTCTACAACGGCAGGTcacatcaaaatatatgttaatgGCAACAGAAAATAGAATATTCAGCTTTATATACACATACATTACATTTCTATCTTTAGTATATTAATTATACTTGGTACATTTTAATGAAAGATCACACCTAGCTacctacagtgagctccaaaagtagtgggacagtgacaaatgttttgttgttttggctctgtactccaacaCTTTGGATTTCAAACGATACAGtaactgaggttaaagtgcagactttcAAACTTAATTTCAGGGTATTTtgatatcgggtgaaccgtttagaaattacagcactttttgtacagtccccccccccccccatttttaggGGATGAAAAGTactgggacaaattcacttgcgTATTATATTAAAaaggtttagtatttggtcctatattcatagcacgcaatgacaacatcaagcttgtgactccacaatttttttttatgtatttactgtttgttttggttgtgtttcagattattttgtgcccaacggaaatgaatggtaaataatgtatagtcattttggagtcacttttattgtaaataagaacagaATGTTACTAAACATGtcaacattaatgtggatgctactgtgattatggataatcctggaTAATGAATCATGAGTAATGattagtgagaaagttagaggcacaaatatatatttttttctccccaaagtcttgtcccatcgctgcaactcctgtacggactcgggagaggcgaaggttgagagccatgcgtcttcCAAAACGCGACCccgtgtgccgcctcatgggtctcccggtcggcttcaacacagcctgggattgaacccgggcctgtagtgacgcctcaagcattgcgatgcagtgccttaaactgcTGCGTCACTCGTGAGGCTAGCACAAATATttgtactactttaatacacaagtgGATTTGTCCCAATATGTTTGGTCCCCAGTGTCCAataagtgctgtaatttctaaatgggtCACCCGATAAGGATAAGTATACCacaaaattaaagctgacagtcagCACTTTACCctcagtcattgtataatttcaaatccgaAGTGCCAaagtacagagccaaaataacaaaatgtgtcgctgtcccaatacttttggagctcactgtatatcagAGGTATATTTACCTGGAAGGCCAATAGATCCCTTTGGAAGGGAATCATACTTGCCTGGGCCGTTATCTTAGCGGTGGCTGCTGCAGCAGCCACGGCTGCAGCGGGCGGCAGGCCACCAGGCTGGGTGGGGGTCAGCATGGGCATGGGCGGGGTGACGGCCTTGCCCACCCGCAAGTACTGGCCCCCCAGGTCAAACAGGTTCATGGAGGACACTGCATCCAGGGACGACTGGGGCTTGTCATACTCTGccaaggagagaggggggaaaaggaGGAGTTAGGCGGACAAACACACAGCAACAGCACATCCTGAGGGCCGCCAAACGCCTCTCTGCTCACCGATGAAGCCAAAGCTCTTGTGTCTTCCCGTGGTGGGGTCCCTGGCTAACGTGCAGGACTTGATCCTCCCGAAGGCCTCAAAGACGCTCTTGATGTCCTCGTCTGAGAGGTCAGGGTGGACGGAAGCCACGAAGATCCGGTTGTAGGCGCGCGCCTCCTCTGCCAGCTGGTCGATGATGGGTTGCGCCTGACCAATGTTACCTGGCCGCCCCACCTACAGCACAGATACCAGCACAGGGCCAATGAGTGGGGTGTCACAGCCCACTGACCGAGCAACGCAACACCTCAAGCTCCAAAACCACCTAACGCCTTCAACTGGAACAATGCAATTAGAGATCGAAGGAGACCATTTATCTTTGcaattggtcccgtgtggctcagttggtagagcatggcgcttgcaacaccagggttgtgggttcgattcccacggggaccagtacaaaaatgtaccaaaaaataaatgtatgcactcactactgtaagtcgctctggataagagcatccgctaaataactaaaatgtaatcGCAGCCCAATGTATTCTTTGCCAAGTTTCCACTAGCCTTGCTAAACAGCATCTTTCCACCAGGGCTTTCTGCAAAGGCTTAGGTAATACGAGTGATGTGAAACGTGACAATCTGCACTGTAGCCTAGAGACAACGCCTTCTATTGACACTTCTCTCACACTCTCCCTTTTCTTTCTGGATTACGTAAACTGACAACATACCAACAACTCAGATAGTCACTTTAAAATCGTCACCTGGAAATGAACTAGAGCAAAGATCAcgtcaaaaaaaaaaataattaaatacgAAAAGGAGATCAAGAAAATAGCCTGTCTAGAACTCAAAGATAATTCTACTGTAAGAGCTGCTTCACTCACTCAGGCAGTTTCAAACAACACTAAAAGGCCTGTTCAGAATGCCTCAGCCAGAGTTGCGGCTGAGGATCAACGATTGGAAATGCGTATAAAATTAACAAGATAAAACTGCACGTGTGGCTAGCACTACCCTTTCTAGGACCGAGCAGTCGGAGGTATCTCCTCTAACTGTCCATCTATAGGCTAGTGTTTGGAGCGTCTCTATTAGCGGCTATGTAGTATATGATCTGTGCTGCAGGTGGGGCGGCCAAACGACACCAACCAGGCGCAGCCCATCATCAGCACATCTCGGACACAGAGCAACACATCATCGTACGCTGCCCGGGCATCCTAGAGGAACTGGTCACTAAAACAATGTGGTGATGACATCATGGAAGCAGAACACAGCACAGacattcacaaaaaaaaaaaaaaaaaaaaaaataaaacacacccgcgcacacacagacatgcgcgcacacacacaaaacacacacacccaaacacacacacgcatacctgTAAATGAATTGACATACATACAAGCAAAGAAAGACAAAGAAATGAGTGGCTTTAGATACACTTCCATACAGAATTTAGAGAGACTACCAATTAGTGATTCACACAGAAATAATAGTTCAGTTACACGGAAAGAGCGAAATTAGGATTTCGAACTGGCTCCATGCGTTCTCGATAGAAatgaaaagaaaacaaaaaggttAAAAAGGTAATAGCAGGAGCACCCCTCTTTCCAGGGGTATAGAGGGGGTTCTGAGAGGTCCACTTCCACTGGGCCGGACAGGCTGACTCTCCAGGCCACTCACCTTGATGTTTCTGCCCCCAAGCATGACTGAGTTCATCTGCTCCAAAGCCAGCTGTGCCGCCTCCGGGATCTCATACTCCACAAAGGCAAAGCcctgcacagacagacacaaccaTTGGACAACAGTCCACCGCATTACAGACACGTGCATGCCACATTCTCCTGTTGTGCTTCAAAACTTTCCCCTCACATGATTTATTTCAGGTCTAATTCTAATCACATTGCAACGCTGTGTGATGTGGTTTAAGGGTGCTCTATACACGGACCTTGTGCTTCATTGTAACGGAGTCCCATGACATGTCAATGCTCTTGATGGGGCCAAAAGGGGCAAAGGCCTGTCTGATGGTGTCCTCCCCGAGCTCATAGTATATGGAGCCCACATACACCCGGCACATGATGGCTAGAGCACGCTGCCGCTGAGCCGCCACCTGGTAACCCCGGAGAAAAACACACCATGATGTTTAGGGGGTCTAAGAAAGCAAGAACAcaaaaattcaaaataaatctATCTAGGTATGTATGGGCAAATGGtgaatttttaatttttttacattgaaatgttatttatttgtttaattcTGTATGGTGTTTGCTTATCCCAACAATAGACGTACAGGCCAATGTCAGGGAAAGACGCAATCTGAGCATACGCAACATAGAGTCCCGGACAACGATTTTGCGACTATCTACAAAAAGATTAACAATTTGGTGAATGCAGGCACCCAAACAGCTACGTAATTTAAAAAAGATATGTTTCTCATTACTGCATTAATATGGGTGAAAGCACTGAAGGTGACAACGTGGATGTCCTTCGTTAATATTTGGCTCCTGAAACTGACCTGTAGTCCAGGGctgcatatactgtatatagtgacaTTTCAACATGGCGAACAAATGAAATAAACACCTATATCAGTTGAATAGCATCCATTAAAAGCCTAAGGAAAACATTTTACACTTACGTCTCTAAGGGGAGTGAGGGATGGTTAACCACTGAAAGCAGAGTTTACTGGGTCCTTTACTCAAGTATAGCTGCTTTTACTATCACCCACAGGCACAACTAACAGCCTAATCTATTAGAGAAAAGGGATTTCCCCTATTACAACATAAAATTTGAGATTACCAAAAATTCCTGTTTGAGCAGTTCTCTCATCTTTGGTTATTGAAAGAGACTGCTAACCCTCTTTAGCCCCAACACCAAAGCTGGCTTTTTCAGCTTCAATCAATGCAAAGTACCAGCATATTTAGAAAGAAGACATGGACTTCCCCCATGTTAATTTTCTCAACCACCCTTGGATAGCCATTTCAGGCTAGTGTAAAAAGCCATCATACTGCTAAAATGCCCTGATGAAGTTTGTATTGTGCTCAAATTTATAAATTCATACATAAAGTCCTAATATAAATCACTTTCAGTGTataaaaaaacaattaaaaaaaaacacatcaacTAACAGCTGTTGCCACTAGTGGAAGTACTTCAAGGCATTTCTTCTGAAATGGGGCAGTGGGTATACAAACACACGGCTTCATTAACCAGACTGAATTAAGCAGAAACAGAGTGTGTAAGAACTGGTCCCTCATAATTATAATATTAAAAACCATGTCTTCTTTTGAAATATGAGTTCTTTGGTCAGCTGCTATGGCTAGGACTGAGGCCAGAGTGGCCGATCAAAGAAGGGTAACCGTCCCTTTTAACAGGAATGCGAACAGAGAAAAAAAGTTTAATAATCTATTGACCGATTGTAAAGGTGAGAGAGGATCTCCAAAGCCCATTGTCACTGCTGCCATCTGAAAGACAGTAAAGATGAAAAAGGTGCTGAAAAGTAGGTTAGATATATATTTAAGCTTTGCTTTTTCAAAATGTCATTGCTTTGATATACATCAGCTAGACACACATCCCCTAAAAGACTTTCAGGACTGATTTGACTTTCCCTCCGCAGTCCCCACCCACTCCAATCTGCCCCAAAGCATTTCACAATATTACCCCACATTCAAGACATTCAAAAGCCCTATGTGGGACCAAGTGCAAAGCAATCAACATGTTTAACTAAGTCTTCATGTTGATCTTCTCCAGCTGAAAAAGAAGAGAGGCAGAAGCAAGAGGACAAACATTCCTATCCAATCATTGTACGCAGAGAAACATACTTGTATATGCTGTGCTGCAGTTGTGAAGGATGTTACTATTTGTTTGTGCTACTGAACAATCAAGTAATGTTTGTAACTACAAAGTTACTAGGGCAGATGCTTTTAACTGTATATGTGATAGTCCAAGTTACTCTCAGAAATAAGGCAAAAATTGCATGCATGTGGTTGGTGTTAAGAGATAAGAACATATGGTCAAGAGGATGGAGAGTTTAGCTGCAGGAGTACAGAATTCAGCACGCCTCACCTGCAAGTTGGTGAGCTGCTGTTGCTGATGGGCAATGGTCTGCTTCACCAAGACACTCTTAATGCTCTGCTCCATGGCATATTTCTTTGCCTGAAGAAAAGTCAGTCAGCGTGAGAGAGAATAGTGGAACCGCAGGCAAATTGACTGATCTTGAGTCATTACATATACACCTGTATTTAGTCATGTTTATGTAGTAGGCTCACCCTTTGTAGAGCCTCCTGCTGCTCCGGGGTGAGAGGTGGCAGGCCAAGCTTCCCACCTGTGCCCTGTCCATTCTCCATCATCAGAGCTGTCCCTCCCTGAAGAACCACAGCAGGAAAGAAATGAATACCCATCTGAGCATCCTCAGACAGGGACACTTATTCTTTGGAGAAATTAAAAACATTTGCTGTGCCATGCACTGCACATTTGGTCCGCTGCATCTCTGTTCTACTATGACCATCTTTAAGAGATTTGAGGTGTAGAGATTGAGAATCCTCACAGTGCATATATCGTACTGGAGAAGGGGAAGCAGTTAATGTTGATTTGGAAGCAGTTAATGTTGATTTGGATAGCTATAGGCCTAAAAACACCAAATCAGACCAGTCACTGGAACGCACAATGGGTGCGTAGATGATTTCCTTACCTACAACCTGATAAACGCTGGGACCACCAGAGGCAGGATAACCCCAAGGGGAAGAGTGATGGGGAAGACTTAACAATTCAAaaagcctgagagagagaaaacgcTTTCAGACTAATATGTTAGCAGCTGCAAGGCGGTAAACTTGGTATCCTCCATTTGCACCGAGTGTTTGCCTAGCTAATTTCCTACCAATTTAGCTAGATAACTATGTAGCTAGTTGGCATATAATGCATAGTGTTCGTATAGAAGCAAGTAcaaagctagctaaagttagctaagtTCGTTGACTAACTTGATACACTTCAGTAGAGCTCAATATAAAACGTTGGTTGGGCTAGCGTTAGGCGAGCTCAAGtcagttaactagctaacgtagCAATCTAGCTAAGCTGGTCGTGGCATCGTTAGGCTAAATAGCATTTCACATCACGACTCATGCATTGTAATTCCAACAACAGTCTGGCACACTAGCAGCTCTATCTGTGATTAGTTGGCTACAAATACGACACATTCAGCGATTGCTTTATTTGTGTAGCTAAATAGCATTAGCCAGGAGCAAATTGTCGCAGtagatagcaagctagctagctaaaaggcCTCATGCCTAAATTCAGGTTTTGTAAATTAAACATGGTTAATGGGAATAAACCAGTAATTCCCACAAGATATGTATACGCACAACTATTAAACAAACAGAACAAAGAAAATAATAACTGAGTTCATATTTCACTTATTTAGCAAGCTATTTACCGCAATCTCCGTCACCGCCATAAGCACACCTTCTTGAATAGGCCCCgccgttcttcttcttctttaaatTGTATTGGTGGATTGCGTCAAACTGTGAGGTGCATACACCGCCACCTCCTGTACTGGAGTGCGAGGCCGGTCACGGGCCACTGACTGTATCCCCTATACAGCTATACAAAAATGGAAGGGAAAAGCACTGGGAAAAGGGAAGAAATATTGCcctataaacaacaacaactcaACAGTATTACGCTACTTGGCCCTAtctgatcctacaccaggccgGCAGCTTGGGAGAACGGCAAACCATCTtgtacacccaagtacttctctgcagctgccaccacagcATCTATTTTAtgtgatttacattccatttctgcggtacagttgataaccatggctttgaatgctaagaagccaaccttaatGAAGCGCATGGTATTCCTATTGCTCTCTATTGGCCTTGACCTACTCACAGGGAGCCTCTTAGGATGCCTTGccctggacccatcttcctctactactctcttcactgcctcagaaTACGACACCTTCTGTACTACTCTGACCCTGGCAACCTCGACCTGTCTTTCTCTAACCGGACACTTCTGATCTCCAGCAACATGGGTATCCCTCAATTATGTATATAAGAATAAggtgttttattgtcacatacactggataggtgcagtgaaatgtgttgttttacagggtcagccatagaagTACAGTGCCACTTGAGcaaattatggttaagtgccatgctcaagggcacgttgacagatttttttatttgtcaGATCGGGTGTTCAAACCAGCGACCtgttcagttactggtccaactctcCAACCGTTAGGCTACTTGCCAGCTTGGATTGCTGATGTTATATATTGGCCAATGAGAAGCCATATTGACACTACTCAGAAAAGCAGTCCTCCATAAGAATGAATGAAATTCTACAGCCAGGCAACAAACCCTAATAGGGATTTTCCCCCCCTTAATAATATCATAATCAACCTTTACCAGTTGAATGTAGACACAAATATAATActtttttgtttaaaaaatattcaGACATATTGAATTTAAATATGCAAATGAGGCAACAACTCATTAAATATAAACATATTTGCATATCCTGCAACTATGTTTTTCTGGACACTGGATTAAGTCAGCCTAAATATTTGGGTTTCATATTGTTAAGGATGTTTTCACATATAGTCCTCTTTAAGGGTGTTTTCACCAATTTCTGTGAACTCAGTGCGGTTCGCTTTATTTCTTGTGCAGTGTTAACACTCCAAAGAAACTCAGACACCTTCAAAGAGCCCCCCGAAGCATAGCAcctctttaaagtgaactctCGGGTAAAAAAAAAACCTATAGAACTCAGGTCTCTTTGTATTCACACTGCCCTTGCCTTTGAATGTGGACTCTTTTGCCAGttcacttcacctattttgtgGTCTGTGTCatctttgcattcacattgctatgtttagaaa encodes the following:
- the LOC115195746 gene encoding poly(U)-binding-splicing factor PUF60 isoform X1, with the protein product MMENGQGTGGKLGLPPLTPEQQEALQRAKKYAMEQSIKSVLVKQTIAHQQQQLTNLQMAAVTMGFGDPLSPLQSVAAQRQRALAIMCRVYVGSIYYELGEDTIRQAFAPFGPIKSIDMSWDSVTMKHKGFAFVEYEIPEAAQLALEQMNSVMLGGRNIKVGRPGNIGQAQPIIDQLAEEARAYNRIFVASVHPDLSDEDIKSVFEAFGRIKSCTLARDPTTGRHKSFGFIEYDKPQSSLDAVSSMNLFDLGGQYLRVGKAVTPPMPMLTPTQPGGLPPAAAVAAAAATAKITAQASMIPFQRDLLAFQEAVTGASILGAMAGANQMGQMGQMGQMGQMGQMGSMGSMGIPQAVMAAQAPGMITGVYRDMCVTPVRPNLPVLPQVGLVNPVLASPPVITNPAQLNPSLQELQKKKQEEKEMLQDGTGQEMLSDQEHMSISGSSARHMVMQKLLRKSESTVMVLRNMVGPEDIDDDLEGEVTEECGKFGAVNRVIIYQEKQGEEEDAEIIVKIFVEFSMVSEMNKAIQALNDRWFGGRKVIAEVYDQERFNSSDLSA
- the LOC115195746 gene encoding poly(U)-binding-splicing factor PUF60 isoform X2, translated to MMENGQGTGGKLGLPPLTPEQQEALQRAKKYAMEQSIKSVLVKQTIAHQQQQLTNLQMAAVTMGFGDPLSPLQSVAAQRQRALAIMCRVYVGSIYYELGEDTIRQAFAPFGPIKSIDMSWDSVTMKHKGFAFVEYEIPEAAQLALEQMNSVMLGGRNIKVGRPGNIGQAQPIIDQLAEEARAYNRIFVASVHPDLSDEDIKSVFEAFGRIKSCTLARDPTTGRHKSFGFIEYDKPQSSLDAVSSMNLFDLGGQYLRVGKAVTPPMPMLTPTQPGGLPPAAAVAAAAATAKITAQASMIPFQRDLLAFQEAVTGASILGAMAGANQMGQMGQMGQMGQMGQMGSMGSMGIPQAVMAAQAPGMITGVTPVRPNLPVLPQVGLVNPVLASPPVITNPAQLNPSLQELQKKKQEEKEMLQDGTGQEMLSDQEHMSISGSSARHMVMQKLLRKSESTVMVLRNMVGPEDIDDDLEGEVTEECGKFGAVNRVIIYQEKQGEEEDAEIIVKIFVEFSMVSEMNKAIQALNDRWFGGRKVIAEVYDQERFNSSDLSA
- the LOC115195746 gene encoding poly(U)-binding-splicing factor PUF60 isoform X3; protein product: MMENGQGTGGKLGLPPLTPEQQEALQRAKKYAMEQSIKSVLVKQTIAHQQQQLTNLQMAAVTMGFGDPLSPLQSVAAQRQRALAIMCRVYVGSIYYELGEDTIRQAFAPFGPIKSIDMSWDSVTMKHKGFAFVEYEIPEAAQLALEQMNSVMLGGRNIKVGRPGNIGQAQPIIDQLAEEARAYNRIFVASVHPDLSDEDIKSVFEAFGRIKSCTLARDPTTGRHKSFGFIEYDKPQSSLDAVSSMNLFDLGGQYLRVGKAVTPPMPMLTPTQPGGLPPAAAVAAAAATAKITAQEAVTGASILGAMAGANQMGQMGQMGQMGQMGQMGSMGSMGIPQAVMAAQAPGMITGVYRDMCVTPVRPNLPVLPQVGLVNPVLASPPVITNPAQLNPSLQELQKKKQEEKEMLQDGTGQEMLSDQEHMSISGSSARHMVMQKLLRKSESTVMVLRNMVGPEDIDDDLEGEVTEECGKFGAVNRVIIYQEKQGEEEDAEIIVKIFVEFSMVSEMNKAIQALNDRWFGGRKVIAEVYDQERFNSSDLSA
- the LOC115195746 gene encoding poly(U)-binding-splicing factor PUF60 isoform X4, with protein sequence MMENGQGTGGKLGLPPLTPEQQEALQRAKKYAMEQSIKSVLVKQTIAHQQQQLTNLQMAAVTMGFGDPLSPLQSVAAQRQRALAIMCRVYVGSIYYELGEDTIRQAFAPFGPIKSIDMSWDSVTMKHKGFAFVEYEIPEAAQLALEQMNSVMLGGRNIKVGRPGNIGQAQPIIDQLAEEARAYNRIFVASVHPDLSDEDIKSVFEAFGRIKSCTLARDPTTGRHKSFGFIEYDKPQSSLDAVSSMNLFDLGGQYLRVGKAVTPPMPMLTPTQPGGLPPAAAVAAAAATAKITAQEAVTGASILGAMAGANQMGQMGQMGQMGQMGQMGSMGSMGIPQAVMAAQAPGMITGVTPVRPNLPVLPQVGLVNPVLASPPVITNPAQLNPSLQELQKKKQEEKEMLQDGTGQEMLSDQEHMSISGSSARHMVMQKLLRKSESTVMVLRNMVGPEDIDDDLEGEVTEECGKFGAVNRVIIYQEKQGEEEDAEIIVKIFVEFSMVSEMNKAIQALNDRWFGGRKVIAEVYDQERFNSSDLSA